The sequence AGAGAATTTTTGAGATAAAGTTCCAAAATTCCATTGCTGTAAATTTTGAGAACTTAAAGAGGCAAAACCTGAAATAATTTTAACGTAATCCGTCCATTTTATCCAAGCTATGCCTATAAGCAAAGGAACGGCTGTCAATACTAAAATTTTCAGATAGCGGGGAGCTTGAAATTTATCTTTAATGAAACAGCTGACAATAATAAAACCGAGAAAAACGCAGTATGGGAACATAGTTGTGATTTTTGTAAGATATCCGAGAACTCCGAAAAATAAGGCGGCAAAAAATATTTTATAGTTTTCTTTAAAACGTGCTATGTCTAAAAATTCAGTAAAAAAATAAACATACCCTAAAGCAAAGAAATCTGCGGTAAATTCAATTGAACTTGCAGAACTCCAAAATACGCTAAACGGAAATAACAGGAAAATTAAAACTGCGGTTTTTGAAACGGCTGTATTTGAAAAGAAACGCCTTGATATAAGGAAAAGAAAAACGGAACATCCGTAAAAATAAACGGAATTTGTCAAACGAAGCGCGGCGTTTAAATCGGCATGGGCAAGCAGATTTAGAATTTTATATGCCGTGTAAGCGCTTATTTGATATGTTGGGAATTCAAAGGGCAGAGTCCAAGGTTTGCCTAAAACCGGAGTTTTGTATTTTAATATGGATGGACCTTCGTCTATATAAGTTTGAACGGTTATTGCGGTTTGAGTTTGTCTAAATCCAATCAAAGGGTCTGAAAGGTTATCAAAACGAACTAAAATTGAAAATAATATAAGCGCTAAAAAACAAAAATTAAATATTGTTGTTCGGGATGGGATTTTTTTGTCAGTAAATTTTTCAGGATATAGCATTTCATTTTCGCTCCAATATGATATAATGCAAATCATATCAAATAAAAAGTGGATTTAATCGCTATTTGGGAGCTTATCAATGCAAAAAATCTGTATTATCGGCGGGTGCGGGCATGTGGGAATACCTTTGGGTTTGGCGTTTGCAAGTAAAAATTTTAACGTAACTTTGTTAGATATCAATAAAAAAGCCGTTGACGCCGTTAATTCGGGCACACTTCCTTTTATAGAAGACGGAGCGCAGGAAATTTTGTCAAAGCATATCGGTAAAAATCTTTTTGCCACAAACGATGAGAATGTAATTAAAACGCAAGATGCGGTAGTTTTTGTCACAGGCACGCCGGTTGACGAACATTTAACCCCTAAAATCAAAGACGTGCTAAACGTTATAAAACGCTACAGACCTTTATTAAACAAAAATCAGCTTATAGTTTTGAGAAGTACTATTTTTCCCGGAACCACTGAAGTTATTGACAATATTCTTGCTGATGAAAACGGACAAAAGCCTATGCTTGCTTTTTGCCCGGAACGCATAGTTCAGGGAAAAGGCATAGAAGAAATTTTTACTTTGCCTCAATTGGTATCCGCTGTTTCGGAAGCCGCTTATATAGCCGCTTCCGAATTATTTTTGCATATAGCTCCTAAAATTATACGTTTAGAGCCTAAAGAAGCCGAAATTGCAAAACTTATGACAAACTCTTGGCGCTATTTGGAATTTGCCATAGCAAACCAATTCTATATGATGATAGAAAGCGAAGGGCTTGATTT comes from Candidatus Endomicrobium procryptotermitis and encodes:
- a CDS encoding nucleotide sugar dehydrogenase, with product MQKICIIGGCGHVGIPLGLAFASKNFNVTLLDINKKAVDAVNSGTLPFIEDGAQEILSKHIGKNLFATNDENVIKTQDAVVFVTGTPVDEHLTPKIKDVLNVIKRYRPLLNKNQLIVLRSTIFPGTTEVIDNILADENGQKPMLAFCPERIVQGKGIEEIFTLPQLVSAVSEAAYIAASELFLHIAPKIIRLEPKEAEIAKLMTNSWRYLEFAIANQFYMMIESEGLDFYKIYNAMRDNYPRAQKFPKPGLAAGPCLFKDTMQLSVFNKNNFTLGQSGMQVNEGLADFLVERLEQKIGSLKGKTIAILGMTFKPNNDDVREALSFRVKKRLEFKMANVLPCDPYLKEMIPLDEALKKADGIILGMPHDAYRDVKPQVPYVDCWDVWRGVL